The DNA window GAGTCGCCACAGCCGTCACAGGAGTCCGAGGCCATACCCCGAGTAGCGGCCTCGCGCCTAAGGCCCTTCCTTTCGATGTCGGCCCACTTACACGAACCTATGGACGTCGACTGCGAGGGGTGTGCGGGCTGCTGTATCGACTGGCGGCCCCTCACCGACCGCGATATCGACCACGAGCGGACCGGCCCGTTCGACCCGCTGGACGACGCGTACAACCTCGTCCCGCTCACACGAAGTGAGATTCGAGAGTTCATCGAGACAGGGTACGGCGACGCCTTGCGCCCGCGGCTCTGGCGAGCCGCCGACGACCGGAGCGTCACGCTCGACGGCGTCGACGTGGCGGCCATCGACGGGCGGCCGGTCTTCTTCGTCGGCCTGCGGAAACCGCCCAAACCCGTCGCCCCGTTCGCCCGGCCGACGACGTGGCTCCGTAGCTGTGTCTTCCTGGACCCGGACACGCTGCAGTTACTGGTGGCTGTACGTTCGTAACGATATTCGCCACCCCGGGTGGCGAATTACGTCAGTTTGTTACAGCCACCAGTAAGTGTCGCATCCACGGCGACGACCTGTATCCAGACGCCTGCAGCACCTACCCCGGCGAGAACCTGCTGCTTTCGACCGAGACCGAGTGCGAACGCGTCGAGACGGTCCACGGCGGCCGGCGGCTGCTCGACGACGAGCCGCCCGACGTTGCCCCCATGTTCGGCCCCGGCGCGGTCGGCGAGCGCGTCTTCGCCCACCCCGACCCCGACCGGGTGGCCGGGCGCATCGAGCGCTTTCGCGACGGGGAACTGACCCGCGAGGACCGCGCGGAGTTCGTCGCTGTCGCCGCCGCTTCGAGTCCCGGAACGCTCGCGGTCAACGACGACCGCTACGAGCAGGTGCTCGAACAAGTGCTGCGGGCCGACTCGTGGGCCGGTCGCGCTATCGACCGGTGGGCCAGGGCGGCCGACGCGGTGGGGGAGCGGGCCGCCGACGCTCCCGAGCCCGGTGACGTGGAGGACGGCGACGGCGCGCCTCCGACGCCGGGGTGGTGAACCGGTCGACAGGGCATTTTAACAGCCTGCGGCCCTCCCTGTGGGGTATGCACGCACAGCCGGGCGGGGGCAAGTGGTGAGCAACGAGGCCCCCCGCCCCGACTACGGCGAAACGTGGGTGTACGAGAGCATCGTCGGAGCCTTACCTGGTATCCGGCTGCCGACGTGGGCCGCCCTGGCCATCCAGCTCGTCGTCTTCGAGGTCGCCGTCGTCGGCCTCTCGTGGTACTACGACACCTGGAACGTCGCCATCGCGGCGACGGCGGTCATCTTCGTCGCCACCGTCGGCAGCATCGAGATGCTCCGCATCAGCACGCTCGTCCGCCGTATCGACGTCCCACCGACCTACCGGGCGCTCCTCTTCTCCTCGAACATGGAGGTCGTCCTCTCGGTGCTCGCCTACATCGCCCTGCTGACCCATATCTTCGTCTTCGACCCGCAGACGGCGAGTTCGCCGCTGCTGAACACGCTCTTTGGTCCGGAGCCGCCGGTGCTGGTCGTCTATCTCATGTTGCTCATCCTCTGGGACATCTGCTACCGCATCGGCACCGGCTGGTGGGCCTCGGTCACCGGCCTCTGGCGGTCGCTGCGCTTCCAGTTCGAGCCCGACACCGCCCGGGTGTTCCAGCGTGCCGACATCGAGACGTGGGGCTTTGGCGTCCTCCAGCTCGTGCTCGTCCCGTTCGTCCTGAACCAGCGGGTGCTGCTCGCGGCGCTGCTCGCTCACGTGACCGCCGTCACAGTCGTCACTGGCGTCTCCGTGGCGCTGTTGCAGGTCAGGTCCAGAAACGGCTTTACTCGGAGTTGATCTGTTTGAACTGGTCCAGCAGCTCCTCGGTGGACTCGCCGCCGTCGTAGCTCACCTTGCCGTGGTAGGCTGTCCTGTCGTCGTCCTCCGAGAGGTCAACCTCGTTGTTCTTGCGCTCACGGCGTTCGTGTTCGTCGTCGTCGTATGCTCCCATCGACATAAGTTACCACACCTAACGTAGTGTGGTAGCAATTATCAATCTAACGCCGAACCTTTTTCACCCGGGGCCTCGCGCTCGCCAGCGGCGAGCCCTCGACCCCGGGCCAAAAACGTTCGTCAAAAAGGCCGGAATCTCACTGCGTTCGATTCCGGTGTCCTGCGGGAGCACCGCGACCGCAGGGCTCGAAAGACGAGTGAAACGAGTCTTTCGGTGAACCGCGCTCGCTCCGCTCGCGCGGATATCGCCAGCCACGGACTGTTCGGTCGTCATCACGGGGTCTGCCGTATGCTACCGCCCCCAACGGAACGCACAAGACCACTGACTGTTTATAACGCACCGTGGCTGGCCCGATTCGATTTCGACATTCGACGGAACGCTGGAACGAGGACCGTGTCCGGCGTGATTTACTCTCACCGCTTGACGATACGTTCGGCGCGGAACTGAACGGCCCGTGGTTCGCCCCACCGGAGGGGTGGGCGGCCCGCCGGCTGGAGATGGACAACGGCGACCTGGCGCTCTTTATCTGGAACGGACAGGAGGCCTACTGGCTCGGCAACACGAAGACGCCCGAGACCCTCTGGCGGACGGACAAGCAGCGCTTCGAGCGCAGTCCAGAGCCCATCGCCGAGTGGGCTCAGCGGGAACTGCTCGCCCAGCTGGAAGTCGAGGACCCGTGGCTCACCGAGTACGAGACGCTCGCGTACTTTTTCCTCCCCGTCTTTCTCTCGAAGGACGGCCGCGACTCCACGCGAACCTTCTTCCGTGACCACGCCGGCGGCTTCCCCGACGCCGACCGAGAGGCGGGGTTGCAGTTCTACGACGACTTCCTGGCGACGGGCGTCCTCGACGACTACCGCTACACGATGGCAAGCAAACTCGGCACGAGCCAGGGCTTCGACCTCGCGCGGATGCAGGCGACGATGGGGGAGTTCAATACCGCGAAGCTGCTCGTCGACGCGGGCAACGACATCGTCCCCGAAGTGGAGCTGGCGTCGGGCCACTCCGTGGACTTCCGGGTCGAAGACACCCTCGTCGAGGTGACCCGCCCCCGGCCGCCCAACCGGCGGAAAGTCGACACCGCCATCGGGGCGCTGAAAGCCTCCGGTGACGCCAAGACACGCGACCAGCTGGCGGCCCACCCCGGGGCCGTGCTAGTCGTGGACTGCAGCTCCTTCCACGACGACGAGTGGGCACGAGTCCTCGCCGAGAAACCGAGCGTCGGCTACGAGCCCCTCGTCGCCTTCCGCTACCGTCCCGACGGCCGCCTCGAAGGGTACGCACGGGGCTCTGTCCCCTTCCCGCTCCCGTTCTGACGGCGCCGGCCCACCGTTTGTTCCGGCATTTCGGCGGTAAATATACTCGGTAACAAGGCAAACGTTTCATACTCCCCTGACGAACGCGGCGATAGCGGCCGACCACTCGGCCGGGATACATATGGACGTAGACCAATTCATCAGCGATAACAGGCCCGACGAGGGTGGCGACACCTTCCAGCTAGAGAACAGCAAGCTCCTCGATATCGCCGTCGACGGCTCGGTCACGGCGAAGGCCGGCTCGATGGTCGCCTACGAGGGCGACCTCACCTTCACCGGGAGCTCGAACGCCGAGGGCGGCCTCACGGGGTTCATCAAGTCGAAGGCGACCAGCGAGGGGACACCCGTCATGGAAGTGGAGGGGACCGGCCACCTCTACGTCGCCGACCAGGCCAAGGATATCCAGGTGCTGGACCTCGACGCCGGTGAGTCCATCTCGATAAACGGCAACGACGTCCTGGCCTTCGAGTCGAGTGTCGACTACAGCATCTCGACCATCGGCAGCCTCTCGGGGAGCTCCGCGGGCGGCCTGACGAACGTCTTCCTCGAAGGGCCGGGGAGCATCGCCATCACCACCCACGGCAGCCCGCTCGTGCTCACGCCGCCGGTCAAGACCGACCCGCAGGCGACGGTGGCCTGGAGCGCCAACAACTCCCCCTCCAGCAGCGTCAACCGCAGTCTCACGGACATGATCGGCCAGTCCTCCGGCGAGCAGTACCAGCTGGAGTTTACGAATCCCGACGGGTTCGTCGTCGTCCAGCCCTTCGAGGAAGCCAACCCCCAGCAGTAGCGACACAGCCCGCTTTTATTTCCGGCCCGTCTACGCCGTCCCATGCCTCACGTCGCCGAAACGCACATCGTCAACCGCGAGCGCGTCCAGCCGACCCACGCCAACAACTACGACAGCGCCCACGGTGGTATCGTGATGAAGTGGATGGACGAAATC is part of the Haloarcula salinisoli genome and encodes:
- a CDS encoding DUF7530 family protein, translated to MSNEAPRPDYGETWVYESIVGALPGIRLPTWAALAIQLVVFEVAVVGLSWYYDTWNVAIAATAVIFVATVGSIEMLRISTLVRRIDVPPTYRALLFSSNMEVVLSVLAYIALLTHIFVFDPQTASSPLLNTLFGPEPPVLVVYLMLLILWDICYRIGTGWWASVTGLWRSLRFQFEPDTARVFQRADIETWGFGVLQLVLVPFVLNQRVLLAALLAHVTAVTVVTGVSVALLQVRSRNGFTRS
- a CDS encoding DUF5786 family protein, whose amino-acid sequence is MSMGAYDDDEHERRERKNNEVDLSEDDDRTAYHGKVSYDGGESTEELLDQFKQINSE
- a CDS encoding DUF5784 family protein, whose protein sequence is MAGPIRFRHSTERWNEDRVRRDLLSPLDDTFGAELNGPWFAPPEGWAARRLEMDNGDLALFIWNGQEAYWLGNTKTPETLWRTDKQRFERSPEPIAEWAQRELLAQLEVEDPWLTEYETLAYFFLPVFLSKDGRDSTRTFFRDHAGGFPDADREAGLQFYDDFLATGVLDDYRYTMASKLGTSQGFDLARMQATMGEFNTAKLLVDAGNDIVPEVELASGHSVDFRVEDTLVEVTRPRPPNRRKVDTAIGALKASGDAKTRDQLAAHPGAVLVVDCSSFHDDEWARVLAEKPSVGYEPLVAFRYRPDGRLEGYARGSVPFPLPF
- a CDS encoding AIM24 family protein, yielding MDVDQFISDNRPDEGGDTFQLENSKLLDIAVDGSVTAKAGSMVAYEGDLTFTGSSNAEGGLTGFIKSKATSEGTPVMEVEGTGHLYVADQAKDIQVLDLDAGESISINGNDVLAFESSVDYSISTIGSLSGSSAGGLTNVFLEGPGSIAITTHGSPLVLTPPVKTDPQATVAWSANNSPSSSVNRSLTDMIGQSSGEQYQLEFTNPDGFVVVQPFEEANPQQ